The genomic segment CATACTTAGAGCTGtcagtgttgaatgaatgaaaacagtaAGCCAAAGAAAAGTTGCCTTTCAGATTTACTTACTGATTCTTAATTACCGAAATTAAGACTACTACATTTGTGCACAAAACCATAATCACTTTGTCAACTCTACTTTTAAACGCCTTTCACAATAGTTTCTGTTTCACAATTAGTTTCTACCTGCAGCCGCAGCCATTTAAGCTTCGAGTACTGGACCCTCCTCCTGAGGCGGCAAAAAAAgcctgggacaccagggtccggacCACGGTCACCTGtagcgcccctcccccagcctcccccggCGCTCCAGACCCGCCCCAGCCGCAGCCCCTCACCTTGGCGGAGTTGCACAGGAATCTGGTTTCATACTCCTCGTTCATGGTGATCACCCCGCGCACGTTCTCGTCCTCTACCAGCTGCCGAGGTAAAGAGGGGGCTCAGAACCCGCGGCCCAGGCCCGGGCGGCGCTCGCCCGGCTCCCAGGCCCGGCGCGGCCCGGCCTCCCGGCCCCGGCTCACCCGGCGCGTCATGCTCCGCAGCGGCAGCGCGCCCAGCAGCACCGTGCGGTCGATGCGGTGGTACCAGTCGCGGTGCGCCCAGCCCGACACCTTCCCGCGGAACAGCGTGTACAGCAGCGTCGGGTAGAAGAGTACCCGGGCCAGGCCGGCCTCCAGCAACGTGCCGGACGCCATCCCGCCCCACGCGGCCTGGCGCAGCAGCGACCCGTCCACCGCTGCGCTCGCGGTCGGCGGCCGCTGGGAGAGCCAGGAGGGCGACGAGGACGCGGGCCGCGATTCATCCGAGGCCTCCTGCGGAGGCGACGCGGTCGGCACAGGCCTCTCGGGCGCCGAGACCTCCGGCCTGGCGCCCGGGGACTCCACTCGGGACCCCG from the Desmodus rotundus isolate HL8 chromosome 5, HLdesRot8A.1, whole genome shotgun sequence genome contains:
- the PTPMT1 gene encoding phosphatidylglycerophosphatase and protein-tyrosine phosphatase 1 isoform X1, whose protein sequence is MQRVPGSPGSRVESPGARPEVSAPERPVPTASPPQEASDESRPASSSPSWLSQRPPTASAAVDGSLLRQAAWGGMASGTLLEAGLARVLFYPTLLYTLFRGKVSGWAHRDWYHRIDRTVLLGALPLRSMTRRLVEDENVRGVITMNEEYETRFLCNSAKVYNWSPEEAVGAIAKIRSHIHIRPGQLEILKEFHKEIAARAAKDETHRTSQT
- the PTPMT1 gene encoding phosphatidylglycerophosphatase and protein-tyrosine phosphatase 1 isoform X2, producing the protein MQRVPGSPGSRVESPGARPEVSAPERPVPTASPPQEASDESRPASSSPSWLSQRPPTASAAVDGSLLRQAAWGGMASGTLLEAGLARVLFYPTLLYTLFRGKVSGWAHRDWYHRIDRTVLLGALPLRSMTRRLVEDENVRGVITMNEEYETRFLCNSAKEWRKVGVEQLRLSTIDMTGIPTLANLRKGVQFALKYQSLGQSVYVHCKAGRSRSATMVAAYLIQVYNWSPEEAVGAIAKIRSHIHIRPGQLEILKEFHKEIAARAAKDETHRTSQT